In Litoreibacter ponti, the genomic stretch TCATCGTCGTCATCGTCGTCATCATCGTCGGAGCTTCCACGCCCGGAGTTGCCGCTCGATCCACCAAGAAGCTCGGGGCCGGACGCCCCATTGCCGAGCCGCTGCGTGAAATCGCGCAAGATGACGCCGGTCGATGGGTTAACGACGATTTCACGGCTGAGATCACCGCGCTGCGCCGTGATCCGCACGCGGCCCAGCAGCGTGCGCGCGCTAGAGGTCACCTTGAAGCCCTGACGGGCGAGCTGGCGCTCCACCGAGGCTTCAACGCTCTGTGCTACCGCCAGCCCTGGCAAAGCTGTGGCCAGCGCGAGACTGGCCAGTCCAAGTGCGACGCGGCGTCGGGTTACTCGTGTCATCGGGTCCTCACGTGACCTCTTGCCCGGCACGCGGGCAAGAGGTGTTGGTGTGTACAGCGATCAGTCGTCATCCTCGTCGTCGTCGTCGTCGTCATCATCGTCATCGTCATCGTCGCTGTCATCATCGTCATCATCATCGTCGTCGTCATCGTCGTCGCTGTCGTTGTCATCATCGTCGCGATCGTCATTGTCATCATCGTCATCGTCACGATCGTCACGATCGTCGTCATCATCGTCGTCGTCCTCATCATCGTCGAGGAAATTCTCGTTGCGCGCCTGGATCTCGACGCCCGCGCGCCCGATCTCGTCGGCCTCGGCCCGTTCCTGTTCCTGCTTCAGGATCTGCCCGGTGGCATTGTCGTAGATCAGTTCCAGCTTTTGCGCGCCGTTGATGGCCTCGACCTTGGTTTGGCTCGGGCCGTTCTTGATCTCGATGAATCCAAAGCCGCGCGATTGCAGGGTCTCGACGATCTGCTCGTTCATCGTCGCCGCCATCGCAGCGCCAGTGAGGGAGGTGGATGCCAGCAGGGCAAGGGTGATGCGTTTCATGATCAGGTCTCCTTTCGATCCGCTCGAACCGCAGGGTGCGGTCGATGCGGTGAAGGATCGGGGGCCCGCGCGCCGATGCCCATGAGCTAAAGGTTTAGGCGCGCTCGCGTAAACCGGGGCAAGATAGGAATAAACCCCAGTTTATGGGGGTGTCAGGGTCCAGACGAAAAAAGAGCGCCGATCCGGCGCTCTTTTGACGTGTGGTCCTGTCTTGGAACGTGACTAGGCGAACTCGCCCATCTCGAAATCGAGCGCGCGCGCCACGGTGAAGATGTCCTTGTCGCCGCGGCCGCACATGTTCATGCAGATGATGTGATCTTCCGGCAGCTCCGGCGCAATCTTCATCACATGGGCCAGCGCATGGGACGGCTCGAGCGCGGGGATAATCCCTTCGAGCTTGCAGCACAGCTGGAACGCCTCCAGCGCCTCGACATCGGTGATGGCCACGTATTTGGCCCGCCCAATCTCGTGCAGCCAGCTGTGCTCCGGCCCGATGCCGGGATAGTCGAGCCCGGCGGAAATCGAGAAGCCCTCGAGGATCTGGCCGTAATCGTCCTGCAGAAGGTAGGTGCGGTTCCCGTGGAGCACGCCGGGACGCCCGCCGGTGAGCGAGGCGCAATGCTCCATCTTGGCGTTGACTCCCTTGCCGCCCGCCTCGACCCCGATGATGTTGACCTCCTTGTCGTCGAGGAACGGGAAGAACAGCCCCATCGCGTTGGAGCCGCCGCCGATAGCCGCTATGATCGTGTCGGGCAGGCGGCCCTCGGCCTCTTGCATCTGTTCTTTCGTCTCTTTGCCGATGATGGCCTGGAAATCGCGGACCATGGCCGGGTACGGATGCGGGCCCGCGACCGTGCCGATGCAGTAGAACGTGTCGCGCACATTGGTAACCCAGTCGCGCAGGGCGTCGTTCATTGCGTCCTTGAGCGTGCCACGGCCCGACGTGACGGGCACCACTTCCGCGCCCAGCAGGCGCATGCGGAAGACGTTGGGGGCCTGACGCTCCACGTCATGGGCGCCCATGTAGACGACGCATTTCAGCCCGAACTTGGCGCAGACAGTGGCAGTGGCCACGCCGTGCTGGCCCGCACCAGTTTCCGCGATGATACGGGTCTTGCCCATGCGGCGCGCAAGGATGATCTGGCCCAGCACATTGTTGATCTTGTGCGCGCCGGTGTGGTTCAGCTCGTCGCGCTTCATGTAAATCTTCGCGCCACCCAGATGCTCGGTCAGACGCTCGGCGTGATAAAGCGGGCTGGGGCGGCCGACATAGTGCTTCCAGAGGAAATCCATCTCGTCCCAAAAGCTCTGGTCGGTCTTGGCGTGCTCGTACTGAGCCTCGAGCTCGAGGATCAGCGGCATCAGGGTCTCGGACACGAACCGCCCACCGAAATCGCCAAACCGGCCATTCTCGTCCGGGCCGGTCATGAAGGAATTCAGAAGATCGTCAGGCATAGTGGTGCTCCCTTGGCGTGCGAGGGAGAGGAATATCAACGTGCTGCGCGTGGGACAAGCGAAAGGCGGATTGATCCGCCTTTATGACGCAGCCGCGCGGCAGCGTTGAAAGCCGCGTCGACGCGGCTTTTTCAAAGGGCCTTCGAAGGCCCTTTTACCGCACCCGGCGGATCGGCAGCTGATTGCAGAACACAACGAAATGCCGGCCATTCTCGACCGCCTGAAAGCCACGCGCCTCCAACGCGGCATAGAACAACGCGCGCCCCGCCAGCCGTTCCACATCGCGCACCTGGCGCTTCACGATCCCGCCGCGGCGCGCTTCGGTCGATGAGAAGATTTGATCAAGCCAGAGTTCGGGCGTCAAGTATTCGGGTAAGGTCGCCATTGGGCGAGTGTCGCCCCGCTGGGTTAAAAGTCGCTTAACCAGCCGCGGCCGCGATAAAATC encodes the following:
- a CDS encoding PepSY domain-containing protein, which gives rise to MKRITLALLASTSLTGAAMAATMNEQIVETLQSRGFGFIEIKNGPSQTKVEAINGAQKLELIYDNATGQILKQEQERAEADEIGRAGVEIQARNENFLDDDEDDDDDDDDRDDRDDDDDDNDDRDDDDNDSDDDDDDDDDDDDDSDDDDDDDDDDDDDEDDD
- the trpB gene encoding tryptophan synthase subunit beta, translated to MPDDLLNSFMTGPDENGRFGDFGGRFVSETLMPLILELEAQYEHAKTDQSFWDEMDFLWKHYVGRPSPLYHAERLTEHLGGAKIYMKRDELNHTGAHKINNVLGQIILARRMGKTRIIAETGAGQHGVATATVCAKFGLKCVVYMGAHDVERQAPNVFRMRLLGAEVVPVTSGRGTLKDAMNDALRDWVTNVRDTFYCIGTVAGPHPYPAMVRDFQAIIGKETKEQMQEAEGRLPDTIIAAIGGGSNAMGLFFPFLDDKEVNIIGVEAGGKGVNAKMEHCASLTGGRPGVLHGNRTYLLQDDYGQILEGFSISAGLDYPGIGPEHSWLHEIGRAKYVAITDVEALEAFQLCCKLEGIIPALEPSHALAHVMKIAPELPEDHIICMNMCGRGDKDIFTVARALDFEMGEFA
- a CDS encoding N-(5'-phosphoribosyl)anthranilate isomerase, with translation MATLPEYLTPELWLDQIFSSTEARRGGIVKRQVRDVERLAGRALFYAALEARGFQAVENGRHFVVFCNQLPIRRVR